The Clostridioides difficile genome has a segment encoding these proteins:
- a CDS encoding TetR family transcriptional regulator, whose amino-acid sequence MTELRKRISEESIIEASWKLLDLEGIDNFSMRKLSTLLNIKAPSIYWHFKSKEDIFRRLTDEVIKKILDKVECNLNWEKQIFNYGMVISRVLRKYPYSAHLLLQATPVDLNFLKLHNELLKIIDNLNFSDEEKFSSVITFLNYIISFEIDYLAQKKIQENMVEDKKYNINLDNFDETEPVNRLFKNKTIRLLGSDTMFIWGLNMFIQGLSSLNQKNQTF is encoded by the coding sequence ATGACTGAACTAAGAAAAAGAATAAGCGAAGAAAGTATAATAGAGGCATCTTGGAAATTATTGGACTTAGAAGGCATTGACAACTTTAGTATGAGAAAACTTTCTACTTTGTTAAATATAAAAGCACCTTCTATATATTGGCACTTTAAAAGTAAAGAAGATATATTTCGCAGATTAACCGATGAAGTTATAAAAAAAATATTAGATAAAGTGGAATGCAATCTTAATTGGGAAAAACAGATATTCAATTATGGGATGGTCATTTCTCGTGTTTTGCGTAAGTATCCATACTCTGCACACTTACTTTTACAAGCAACTCCTGTGGACCTAAATTTCTTAAAATTACACAATGAACTTTTAAAAATCATAGATAATTTGAATTTTTCAGATGAAGAGAAGTTTTCTAGTGTTATTACTTTTTTAAATTATATTATTTCTTTTGAAATAGATTATCTTGCTCAAAAAAAAATACAAGAAAACATGGTTGAAGATAAAAAATACAATATAAACTTAGACAATTTTGATGAAACAGAACCTGTAAATAGGTTATTTAAAAATAAAACTATTAGGTTATTAGGCTCAGATACTATGTTTATATGGGGACTTAATATGTTCATACAAGGTTTATCATCTTTAAATCAAAAAAATCAAACATTTTAG
- a CDS encoding MATE family efflux transporter, with product MEQQMDNSNEYLLKDAPVRKSVLNLSIPMMVGMSVGTIYNVVNAYFIGMLNDTKMMSAITLGLPVFIFLMAIGNMFGIGASTFITRLIAVDDSKKAKKVAGYSFYIGLIIAVIFCGLAVVFINPLLKLLGVDSGVYLYSKNYVMALLITGISTVGNFTLEQVVRSEGAAKESMYGMVINVVVNLMFDPLLILYFKLNVVGAAIAVGIANLISLLYYVYYLQFKSEHLRGFLSHIWISFKDQVEVLKIGVSELMNSGFMIISTLLLNIYAIKYGDDVIAGFGIASRLVQVPQFLVMGIFFGVIPLFAYNYSNKNLKRLNDSFKTACCFIGLIVLIFVSVTYVFRYNILGAFTQSSELIKVGEYILTASLVTTIFNGFAGLILGLFQGIGKGMPTIVISLVQSILIIPIILFMNGQFGLHGLVWSSTVTEFIAFLIGLMFYFLFKKELKVK from the coding sequence ATGGAACAACAAATGGATAATTCAAATGAGTATCTTTTAAAAGATGCTCCTGTTAGAAAATCAGTTTTAAATCTTTCTATACCTATGATGGTAGGTATGTCAGTAGGGACAATTTACAATGTTGTAAATGCATATTTCATAGGTATGTTAAATGACACCAAAATGATGTCAGCTATAACGTTAGGTTTGCCTGTGTTTATATTTTTAATGGCAATAGGCAATATGTTTGGTATAGGAGCAAGTACATTTATAACAAGGCTTATTGCAGTAGATGATAGTAAAAAAGCTAAAAAAGTTGCTGGATATAGTTTTTATATTGGACTTATAATTGCAGTGATTTTTTGTGGATTAGCAGTTGTATTTATAAATCCACTATTAAAACTATTAGGTGTTGATAGTGGTGTATACTTATATTCTAAAAATTATGTAATGGCTTTACTTATTACGGGTATTTCAACAGTTGGAAACTTTACATTGGAGCAAGTGGTTCGTTCAGAAGGAGCGGCTAAAGAATCTATGTATGGAATGGTGATAAATGTTGTAGTTAATTTAATGTTTGACCCATTATTAATACTTTATTTTAAACTTAATGTAGTAGGAGCTGCAATAGCTGTCGGGATAGCTAATTTAATTTCATTATTATATTATGTTTATTATCTTCAATTTAAAAGTGAACATCTTCGTGGTTTTTTATCACATATCTGGATTTCATTCAAAGACCAAGTCGAAGTTTTAAAAATTGGTGTATCAGAGCTTATGAATTCTGGTTTTATGATTATCTCAACACTTTTACTTAATATATATGCTATTAAGTATGGTGATGATGTTATCGCAGGTTTTGGTATCGCATCTAGGTTAGTTCAAGTTCCTCAATTTTTAGTTATGGGAATCTTCTTTGGAGTAATACCATTATTTGCTTATAATTATTCTAATAAAAACTTAAAAAGATTAAATGATAGTTTTAAAACAGCTTGTTGCTTTATAGGCTTAATAGTACTAATCTTTGTATCAGTTACTTATGTATTCAGATATAATATCCTTGGAGCATTTACTCAAAGTAGTGAATTAATAAAGGTAGGAGAATATATATTAACTGCATCATTGGTTACAACGATATTTAATGGATTTGCAGGTTTAATACTAGGTCTATTCCAAGGTATTGGTAAAGGTATGCCGACTATAGTAATTTCATTAGTTCAAAGTATCCTTATAATACCTATAATATTATTTATGAATGGCCAATTTGGTTTACATGGATTAGTATGGTCTTCAACTGTAACTGAATTTATAGCATTCTTAATAGGGTTAATGTTTTACTTTCTATTTAAAAAAGAATTAAAAGTAAAATAG
- a CDS encoding LysR family transcriptional regulator: MNTKQLEYFISVAENLSFTKTAEKFYISQTAVTQQIKALEEKINVTLFTRSKRHVELTPAGKVFLSEARIIIKNINDAIEKTQQFAHGSFGTLSIGILIGYEKNKFQQYLKEFSNTYPNISMEICTNEITELLNLVKNNFMDLAFVINPENQPLKDFEYKTVERYSLVALLPPVHPLCNEDSIDLIELQHEKFIFVKETGDEYGQKSMIQNRYREAGFVPNVVQRSNDLNTIESLVASNMGISILPSFCVVDTMIKQDIAIIPINEVQNRIEVVVVWNKNNTNPALEKFISII; the protein is encoded by the coding sequence TTGAATACTAAACAATTAGAATATTTTATATCTGTAGCAGAAAATCTAAGTTTTACCAAAACAGCAGAAAAGTTTTATATTTCCCAAACTGCTGTTACACAACAAATAAAAGCTTTAGAAGAAAAAATAAATGTAACTCTATTTACAAGAAGTAAACGACATGTTGAACTAACACCAGCTGGAAAAGTTTTTTTATCTGAGGCACGTATTATAATAAAAAATATCAATGATGCTATTGAAAAAACACAACAATTTGCACATGGTTCTTTTGGAACTTTGAGTATTGGAATTTTAATAGGATATGAAAAAAACAAATTTCAACAATATTTAAAAGAATTTTCTAATACATATCCTAATATATCTATGGAAATTTGTACTAACGAAATAACTGAACTTTTAAACTTAGTAAAAAATAATTTTATGGATCTTGCCTTTGTTATTAATCCAGAAAATCAACCATTAAAAGATTTTGAATATAAAACTGTAGAAAGATATTCTTTGGTAGCTCTTTTACCCCCTGTTCATCCACTTTGCAATGAGGATTCTATTGATTTAATTGAGCTACAACATGAAAAGTTTATTTTTGTAAAGGAAACGGGAGATGAATATGGTCAAAAGTCTATGATACAGAATAGGTATCGTGAAGCAGGGTTTGTGCCTAATGTGGTACAGCGTTCAAATGACCTTAATACTATTGAATCATTAGTAGCGTCTAACATGGGTATATCCATTTTGCCTTCATTTTGTGTTGTAGATACTATGATAAAACAGGATATTGCAATTATACCTATAAATGAAGTACAGAATAGAATTGAAGTTGTAGTTGTATGGAATAAAAACAATACAAATCCAGCATTAGAAAAATTTATTTCTATAATATAA
- a CDS encoding acetyl-CoA hydrolase: MFMGFEFKIMRSLIYVGLAKEEYRPKLMDWLYRYHIPDSISNFGPYCTKYAFYQAYPTPDEGERFGVRKMQLTEHYWIVDEHMPEMANRIMTEYMPMDVLRWQGCIPDVENKKVHENAESGDAGRAVGGDNGCPPFIFAFVPINWEEDFRGKGRTVQDGPNYRWQFMIKYPDGISKEEGEKWFYDEVVPYFTDCCYVNRFVSSKIMINYGATAFDRVVELWFEGEEEWYKAVVEGTKSFIKRPEWAQEEAFPYLKPQFNIASVFLGDIATMDAYSQYRGYIPMR; the protein is encoded by the coding sequence ATGTTTATGGGATTTGAATTTAAAATAATGAGAAGTTTAATATATGTAGGGCTTGCTAAGGAAGAGTATAGACCTAAATTAATGGACTGGCTATATCGATATCATATTCCAGATAGTATTAGTAATTTTGGACCATATTGTACTAAATACGCTTTTTATCAAGCATATCCTACACCAGATGAAGGCGAACGTTTTGGTGTACGTAAGATGCAATTAACAGAGCATTATTGGATTGTAGATGAACACATGCCTGAAATGGCAAATAGAATTATGACAGAGTATATGCCTATGGATGTTCTCCGTTGGCAAGGATGTATACCAGATGTGGAGAACAAAAAAGTTCATGAAAATGCAGAAAGTGGAGATGCAGGACGTGCAGTAGGTGGGGATAACGGATGTCCTCCATTTATATTTGCCTTTGTTCCAATAAACTGGGAAGAAGATTTTAGAGGAAAAGGGCGTACTGTACAGGATGGACCAAACTATCGTTGGCAATTTATGATTAAGTACCCAGATGGAATTTCTAAAGAAGAAGGAGAAAAATGGTTCTATGATGAGGTAGTTCCATACTTTACAGACTGCTGTTATGTTAATCGTTTTGTAAGTAGTAAAATCATGATTAATTATGGAGCAACTGCATTTGATCGTGTAGTAGAGCTATGGTTTGAAGGAGAAGAAGAATGGTATAAAGCTGTGGTTGAAGGAACAAAATCATTTATTAAAAGGCCAGAATGGGCACAAGAAGAGGCGTTCCCATATTTAAAGCCACAATTTAATATTGCATCCGTATTCTTAGGTGATATAGCAACTATGGACGCATATTCACAGTATCGTGGATATATTCCAATGAGATAA
- a CDS encoding cysteine hydrolase: MVLLVVDTQKLITNEKLYNFHEFVANVENLIDTARKNNIEIIYIRHDDGAENELTKGNDGFEIYEKFKPCNEEKIFDKKVNSAFKETGLLEYLISKSEKDIIVIGLQTDYCIDATIKCGFEHGFNIIVPAYANTTIDNSFMSAKQSYEYYNEFIWNGRYAECISLEETLKKMK; encoded by the coding sequence ATGGTTTTACTGGTTGTTGATACACAAAAACTAATAACAAATGAAAAATTATATAATTTTCATGAATTTGTAGCAAATGTAGAGAATTTAATTGATACAGCAAGAAAAAATAATATAGAAATAATATACATACGCCATGACGATGGAGCTGAAAATGAATTAACTAAGGGTAATGATGGTTTTGAAATATATGAAAAATTTAAACCATGTAATGAAGAAAAAATATTTGATAAAAAAGTAAATAGTGCCTTTAAGGAAACAGGATTACTAGAATACTTAATAAGTAAGAGTGAAAAAGATATAATTGTTATTGGGCTTCAAACAGATTACTGTATTGATGCCACTATAAAATGTGGATTTGAGCATGGATTTAATATAATAGTCCCAGCCTATGCAAATACAACTATTGACAATTCATTTATGTCAGCAAAACAATCGTATGAATACTACAATGAATTTATTTGGAATGGAAGATATGCAGAGTGTATTTCGTTAGAGGAAACACTTAAAAAAATGAAATAG
- a CDS encoding flavodoxin family protein, whose protein sequence is MKILGISFGTKNGNNDTMCKVALKGAQEAGAEVEFIQMSSLNIKHCTGCCACIKTLLSGKGSMCVLKDDFEWLLDKMKDADGIVVSDPIFEEGASGLFHTIMDRFGPRADRGNNIIGTKVAEATGGKVPDSRILNDKVISFMGIGGSDWGTRVQCEHAMLALIPMWKIIDNAWLPWAKELVMDDSKLAQVHQIGLNIVEAAEDFDKALYKGEEGVCPHCNNRLFYLEPGTKKSICALCGIVGELDTVNGKTVFSFPEEQLGHAHDTLAGKFIHGDDIKQMEGHYAEVCKTPEFKERKAAYNFIEPSTKEKHVELSLGE, encoded by the coding sequence ATGAAAATACTAGGTATTTCTTTTGGAACAAAAAATGGAAATAATGACACAATGTGTAAAGTGGCACTTAAAGGTGCTCAAGAAGCAGGAGCTGAAGTAGAATTTATTCAAATGTCATCTCTTAACATTAAACATTGTACTGGATGTTGTGCATGTATTAAGACTTTACTATCTGGAAAAGGTAGTATGTGTGTATTAAAAGATGATTTTGAATGGTTACTTGATAAAATGAAAGATGCAGATGGCATAGTAGTTTCAGACCCTATCTTTGAGGAAGGGGCATCAGGATTATTCCATACTATAATGGATCGTTTTGGACCAAGAGCAGATAGAGGAAATAATATTATAGGAACAAAAGTAGCAGAAGCTACAGGAGGAAAAGTTCCAGATTCAAGGATACTTAATGATAAAGTAATATCATTCATGGGAATAGGAGGATCAGACTGGGGCACAAGAGTTCAATGTGAGCATGCTATGCTAGCCTTAATACCAATGTGGAAAATTATAGATAATGCTTGGTTACCATGGGCAAAGGAATTAGTAATGGATGACTCAAAACTTGCTCAAGTTCATCAAATAGGTTTAAACATAGTTGAAGCAGCAGAAGATTTTGACAAAGCTTTATACAAAGGAGAAGAAGGAGTCTGTCCACATTGCAATAATAGACTATTCTACCTTGAGCCAGGTACTAAAAAATCAATATGTGCTCTATGTGGTATAGTTGGAGAATTAGATACTGTAAATGGAAAAACTGTTTTTAGTTTCCCAGAAGAGCAATTAGGTCATGCTCATGATACTTTAGCAGGTAAGTTTATACATGGTGATGATATTAAGCAAATGGAAGGCCATTATGCAGAAGTTTGTAAAACACCAGAATTTAAAGAAAGAAAAGCAGCTTACAATTTTATAGAACCATCAACCAAAGAAAAGCATGTTGAACTTTCATTAGGAGAATAA
- a CDS encoding DUF1097 domain-containing protein: MDRKKKEILTLSIGIALLPPLWAVLAPYIGIKTGAVALICAGLYVTNGNKRKDGLKIMFGFWCGDLWAVLAILIMENINFNLNLELFLTLSILGFFAVIIASLFEKIIFLPAWLCGWAIGLTIMTGESIINLQGLCIQIAVAMAVGVWYVGAGVDLFTMCILKEDKKTGN; the protein is encoded by the coding sequence ATGGATAGAAAGAAAAAAGAAATATTAACACTATCCATAGGAATTGCTTTACTACCTCCTTTATGGGCAGTGTTAGCACCTTATATAGGAATAAAAACTGGAGCTGTAGCACTTATTTGTGCTGGATTATATGTAACAAATGGTAATAAACGAAAAGATGGACTAAAAATAATGTTCGGTTTTTGGTGTGGAGATTTATGGGCAGTGTTGGCTATTTTAATTATGGAAAATATAAATTTCAATCTAAACTTAGAATTATTTCTAACTCTTAGCATATTAGGATTTTTTGCAGTTATAATTGCATCTTTATTTGAAAAAATAATCTTTTTACCAGCATGGCTTTGTGGTTGGGCCATAGGTCTAACTATTATGACAGGTGAAAGTATTATTAACTTACAAGGCCTTTGTATTCAAATTGCTGTGGCTATGGCAGTAGGAGTCTGGTATGTAGGAGCAGGGGTAGATTTATTTACTATGTGTATTTTGAAGGAAGATAAAAAAACGGGAAATTGA